In Nitrospirota bacterium, one genomic interval encodes:
- a CDS encoding efflux RND transporter periplasmic adaptor subunit: MSNRSVCIVAALLLVLTGCDKEEPAKKAASGAAAPAGSSQDQTEAVAQGDSQPVDVQVTKPTRRLLVYSVTLPANVSPRYQTTLYAKVSGYLKWIGPDKGDAVKKDQVLAIIDAPEVEEQYHQAQSDYHIKRLTSERLAKVWKESPDVIAKQDVDVAEAATQGAKHLVDQRMALRDYTKVRAPYAGIITARFADPGALIQIATASSSGAIPLFTIMDLDTVRVYTNVPQDDSPWVQPGITKASVIVKGLEGRSFTGTVTRSTLALDPSTRSLLVEIDLPNPDHALRPGTFVEVSLGLREIPDALVLPPQAVISGPKGKSVFIVEASRAKSVPVQTGISDGRWIEITSGLSGDEEVVVVGKRKLVDRSLVSPAPFNLPEGKPAQQKFERRSPGASGPTATHTDTAQPKNTN, from the coding sequence ATGTCGAACCGTTCAGTCTGCATCGTCGCCGCCCTGCTACTGGTCCTGACCGGCTGTGACAAAGAAGAGCCTGCGAAGAAGGCCGCATCCGGAGCCGCAGCGCCAGCCGGTTCCAGCCAGGACCAGACCGAGGCCGTGGCACAAGGCGACAGCCAGCCGGTCGATGTGCAGGTGACGAAACCGACCAGACGCCTGTTGGTCTACAGCGTCACTCTGCCGGCGAACGTCTCTCCACGTTATCAAACGACGCTCTACGCGAAGGTATCGGGCTATCTGAAATGGATCGGACCGGACAAGGGCGATGCGGTCAAGAAGGATCAGGTCCTGGCCATTATCGATGCGCCGGAAGTGGAAGAGCAGTACCACCAGGCCCAGTCCGACTACCACATCAAGCGGCTGACATCGGAACGGTTGGCCAAGGTCTGGAAGGAATCGCCGGACGTGATCGCCAAGCAGGATGTCGATGTCGCGGAGGCGGCGACCCAGGGGGCCAAACATCTGGTGGATCAGCGGATGGCGCTTCGCGACTACACGAAAGTTCGCGCGCCCTATGCCGGCATCATTACGGCCCGCTTTGCCGATCCCGGCGCGCTGATCCAGATCGCCACGGCCTCGTCGTCCGGAGCGATTCCGCTCTTCACGATCATGGATCTCGATACGGTGCGCGTCTATACGAACGTGCCGCAGGACGATTCACCCTGGGTGCAGCCCGGTATCACCAAGGCCAGCGTGATCGTCAAGGGATTGGAGGGGCGCTCGTTCACCGGCACCGTCACCCGTTCGACCCTGGCGCTCGATCCCTCGACACGCAGTCTGCTCGTCGAAATCGATCTCCCGAACCCCGACCATGCGCTCCGCCCCGGCACCTTTGTGGAAGTCTCTCTCGGATTGCGGGAAATTCCCGATGCGCTCGTGCTCCCGCCTCAAGCGGTCATCAGCGGGCCAAAAGGGAAATCCGTGTTCATCGTCGAAGCCAGCCGCGCAAAGTCGGTGCCGGTGCAGACGGGCATCAGCGACGGCCGCTGGATCGAGATTACCTCCGGCCTGTCTGGCGACGAAGAGGTCGTCGTCGTCGGGAAGCGCAAACTGGTCGATCGTTCGCTCGTTTCTCCGGCGCCGTTCAACCTGCCGGAAGGGAAACCGGCCCAGCAGAAATTCGAACGACGGTCGCCTGGCGCGTCCGGCCCGACGGCCACGCATACAGACACCGCTCAGCCCAAGAACACCAACT